One Synechococcus sp. CC9605 genomic window carries:
- a CDS encoding RidA family protein: MIEVTAVQNHPMSAKAITTQDAPAPVGPYNQAVLAGEWLYCSGQIPLDPATGEMVGNGDVAAETHQVLKNLCAVLKEAGATPAQVVRTTVFLADLGDFQTVNGIYAEVFGEGVSPARACVQVAALPKGARVEIDCVAWLGS; the protein is encoded by the coding sequence ATGATCGAGGTGACTGCTGTTCAGAACCACCCCATGAGCGCCAAGGCCATCACCACACAAGACGCCCCTGCACCGGTTGGGCCCTACAACCAGGCGGTGCTTGCCGGCGAATGGCTCTACTGCTCCGGACAGATTCCACTGGATCCAGCAACCGGCGAGATGGTGGGAAACGGTGATGTGGCGGCGGAAACGCATCAGGTGCTGAAAAACCTCTGTGCTGTGTTGAAAGAAGCCGGCGCCACGCCTGCTCAGGTGGTGCGCACCACGGTGTTCCTGGCGGACCTGGGCGATTTCCAAACCGTGAATGGCATCTATGCCGAGGTGTTTGGTGAGGGGGTCAGTCCAGCTCGCGCCTGCGTTCAGGTGGCAGCTCTCCCCAAGGGAGCACGGGTGGAAATCGACTGCGTCGCCTGGCTCGGCAGCTGA
- the gloB gene encoding hydroxyacylglutathione hydrolase has protein sequence MHSSLHALPVLQDNVIWIWVRGAEAVVIDPAVAPPVRAWLEKRQLSLAAVLQTHHHADHIGGTPELLQRWPEAEVIASADDRERIPFQTMPVRGGDHVTVLGETVEVMDVAAHTRAHIAFFLPNPKGAEIRPLLFCGDTLFSGGCGRLFEGSAEQMHQALQKLAELPEATQVCCAHEYTEANLQWAVAQQPNNTVLVERYREVRSLRAKGELSLPSSIGLERRTNLFMQASSAAELGFLRSHKDQWRPT, from the coding sequence ATGCATTCCTCACTTCATGCCTTGCCGGTGCTTCAGGACAACGTGATCTGGATCTGGGTGAGGGGCGCGGAGGCCGTGGTGATCGACCCTGCTGTTGCGCCACCGGTGCGGGCGTGGCTGGAGAAACGCCAGTTGAGCCTGGCGGCCGTTCTGCAGACCCATCACCATGCCGACCACATCGGCGGCACACCGGAGTTGCTGCAACGCTGGCCGGAGGCAGAGGTGATTGCCTCCGCGGATGACCGGGAGCGGATTCCGTTCCAGACCATGCCGGTGCGGGGTGGAGACCACGTCACAGTTCTTGGAGAAACGGTGGAGGTGATGGATGTGGCGGCCCACACCAGGGCCCACATCGCTTTCTTCCTTCCGAACCCAAAGGGCGCCGAGATCAGGCCACTCTTGTTCTGCGGAGACACCCTGTTCAGCGGGGGCTGCGGCCGACTGTTTGAAGGCAGCGCTGAACAGATGCATCAGGCCCTGCAGAAGCTGGCCGAACTTCCCGAGGCCACCCAGGTGTGTTGTGCCCACGAGTACACCGAGGCCAACCTGCAATGGGCCGTGGCACAACAGCCAAACAACACGGTGCTGGTTGAGCGCTACCGGGAGGTGCGAAGTCTCCGCGCCAAAGGCGAGCTCAGCCTGCCCAGCAGTATTGGGTTGGAGCGCCGCACCAACCTGTTCATGCAGGCCAGCTCAGCGGCCGAATTGGGCTTTCTGCGCTCACACAAGGATCAATGGCGACCGACGTGA
- the hisG gene encoding ATP phosphoribosyltransferase: protein MITVALAKGALLKDSVARFAAAGLDFSAVLDKDNRQLMVPTPCGRARALLVRNGDVPTYVSYGQAQLGVVGFDVLKEHQLPVAQLVDLGFGGCRMAVAVQESSGYTRAADLPAHCRVASKFTQCAREYFDALDLPVELVHLNGSVELGPITGMSEAIVDLVATGRTLRENGLIAIEDLFHSTARLVGHPLSVRLDNGPLASIVDAIRAATPVGSFS from the coding sequence ATGATCACCGTCGCGTTGGCCAAGGGAGCGCTGCTCAAAGATTCGGTGGCCCGCTTTGCGGCGGCGGGGCTTGATTTTTCCGCTGTTCTGGACAAGGACAACCGTCAGCTGATGGTGCCCACCCCTTGTGGGCGCGCCCGGGCCCTGCTGGTTCGCAACGGTGATGTGCCCACCTATGTGTCCTACGGCCAGGCCCAGCTAGGGGTTGTGGGCTTCGACGTGCTCAAGGAGCATCAACTGCCTGTCGCCCAACTGGTGGACTTGGGCTTTGGTGGTTGCCGCATGGCTGTGGCGGTTCAGGAGAGCAGTGGTTACACCCGTGCCGCTGATCTGCCCGCCCACTGCCGCGTTGCCAGCAAGTTCACCCAATGCGCTCGGGAATATTTCGATGCCCTCGACCTTCCCGTTGAGTTGGTTCACCTCAATGGCTCGGTGGAGCTGGGTCCCATCACAGGAATGTCGGAAGCGATTGTCGACCTGGTGGCCACCGGTCGCACTCTGCGTGAGAACGGCCTGATCGCCATCGAAGACCTGTTTCACTCCACAGCTCGACTGGTCGGGCACCCCCTGTCCGTTCGTCTGGACAACGGCCCCTTGGCCTCCATCGTCGATGCGATCCGCGCAGCAACACCCGTCGGGAGCTTCAGCTGA
- a CDS encoding ABC transporter ATP-binding protein produces the protein MGAVADWRRVRRLGRYLVRDRRRLLVALLLLLPLAFAGALQPVLLGQAVSVLRGEPSLPWLSGLSLSASIRVIIWLYFGSVLLRFALQGVQQFSILAVGQRLTARIRDDLFEHALSLSLRFHDRMPVGKLLTRLTSDVDALAEVFGSGAVGVLNDLVSLLVLASTMLFIEWRLGLLLLFTQVPVTLAVLWLQRRYRKSNYRVREELSQLNADFQENLQGLEVVQMYGRETVNSARFLRTGRDYRSAVNGTIFYDSSISAFLEWVALAAIALVLALGGLMVTNGAMGLGTLTTFILASQRLFDPLRQLAERFTQIQGGLTAVERIGELMEEPLEIAEAKNVLPHLSGGGGEVIFENVSFAYRPDDPILRNLSFRIAPGEHVALVGPTGSGKSTIIRLLCRLYEPQQGRILLDGRDIRTIPMADLRRELGVVLQDTFLFSGNVADNLRLSASVSDGELAQVCAELGLNELLSKLPKGLETKLRERGGNLSSGERQLLAVARVAIRQPTVLVMDEATAFMDPSTEATLQADLDRVLQKRTAIVIAHRLATVEASDRILVLGRGELIEQGTHQELRARGGLYAQLAELQERGLARL, from the coding sequence ATGGGAGCCGTCGCCGACTGGCGCCGGGTCCGTCGTCTCGGCCGTTACCTCGTGCGGGATCGCCGGCGGCTTTTGGTCGCCCTGCTGCTCTTGCTTCCTTTGGCCTTTGCGGGAGCACTCCAGCCCGTTCTATTGGGGCAGGCTGTCAGCGTTCTGCGCGGAGAGCCCAGTCTTCCCTGGTTGTCGGGGTTGAGCCTGTCCGCTTCGATCCGCGTGATCATCTGGCTCTACTTCGGCTCGGTGTTGCTGCGGTTCGCCCTGCAGGGCGTGCAGCAATTCAGCATCCTCGCCGTCGGACAACGGCTCACCGCCCGCATCCGCGACGACCTGTTTGAACATGCGTTGTCGCTGTCCCTGCGTTTCCACGACCGCATGCCGGTGGGCAAGTTGCTCACACGGCTCACCAGCGATGTGGATGCCCTGGCTGAGGTGTTTGGCAGTGGTGCCGTGGGGGTGCTCAATGATCTGGTGAGCCTGCTGGTGCTGGCCTCAACGATGCTGTTCATTGAGTGGAGGCTGGGGCTGCTGCTGTTGTTCACACAGGTGCCCGTCACCTTGGCCGTGCTTTGGCTGCAGCGCCGTTACCGGAAGTCCAACTACCGCGTACGGGAAGAGCTCTCCCAGCTCAATGCTGATTTCCAGGAGAACCTCCAAGGCCTTGAGGTGGTGCAGATGTACGGCCGTGAAACGGTCAACAGCGCCCGTTTCCTGCGTACGGGCAGGGACTACCGCAGCGCTGTGAATGGCACCATCTTTTACGACAGCAGCATTTCAGCCTTCTTGGAATGGGTGGCCCTGGCCGCCATTGCCCTGGTTCTGGCCCTTGGCGGCTTGATGGTGACCAATGGTGCGATGGGCTTGGGCACCCTCACCACCTTCATCCTGGCCTCCCAGCGTCTGTTCGACCCTTTGCGTCAGTTGGCCGAGCGTTTCACCCAGATTCAGGGTGGGCTGACGGCCGTCGAACGCATTGGCGAATTGATGGAGGAGCCCCTCGAGATTGCCGAGGCCAAGAACGTCCTTCCTCACCTGAGCGGCGGAGGCGGCGAGGTGATCTTCGAGAACGTGAGCTTTGCGTACCGGCCGGATGACCCGATCCTCCGCAACCTGTCCTTCCGTATCGCCCCCGGCGAGCATGTCGCCCTGGTGGGCCCCACGGGTTCCGGCAAAAGCACGATCATCCGTCTGCTCTGCCGCCTCTATGAACCACAGCAGGGACGCATTCTTCTCGATGGACGGGACATCCGAACGATCCCCATGGCGGATCTCCGGCGTGAGCTGGGCGTCGTGCTTCAGGACACGTTTCTGTTCAGCGGCAATGTGGCCGACAATCTCCGGCTCAGTGCTTCGGTGAGCGACGGTGAGTTGGCTCAGGTCTGTGCTGAGCTCGGCCTCAACGAGCTGCTCTCGAAGCTTCCCAAGGGTCTGGAGACGAAGCTGCGCGAGCGGGGAGGCAACCTCTCCTCAGGTGAACGCCAACTGCTGGCGGTGGCCAGGGTGGCGATCCGCCAGCCAACGGTGTTGGTGATGGATGAAGCCACCGCCTTCATGGACCCTTCAACGGAGGCGACGCTCCAAGCCGATCTCGACCGGGTCCTGCAAAAGCGCACCGCCATTGTCATCGCCCACCGCCTGGCCACGGTGGAGGCCTCGGATCGCATCCTTGTGCTGGGCCGCGGCGAACTGATTGAACAGGGCACCCATCAAGAGCTCAGGGCCCGCGGTGGGCTTTATGCCCAGCTCGCTGAGCTGCAGGAACGGGGGTTGGCGCGTCTGTGA
- a CDS encoding GNAT family N-acetyltransferase, which produces MPAEPLLEQYGQGARLCPCANDQITLVFSQEYPFDLVELEQLLEAVGWSRRPIRRVRKALSHSLLKVGLWRHDPRVPRLVGFARCTGDGVFEATVWDVAVHPLYQGNGLGKQLMAYILEALDQMGTERVSLFADPGVVSFYQGQGWDLEPQGHRCAFWYAN; this is translated from the coding sequence ATGCCAGCTGAGCCGCTGTTGGAGCAGTACGGCCAGGGGGCGCGCCTTTGCCCATGTGCCAATGACCAGATCACATTGGTGTTCAGCCAGGAGTACCCCTTCGATCTGGTGGAGCTTGAGCAGTTGCTGGAAGCGGTGGGCTGGAGTCGCCGCCCGATTCGCCGGGTGCGGAAAGCTCTCAGCCACAGCCTGCTCAAAGTTGGGCTCTGGCGGCACGACCCCAGGGTTCCCCGTCTGGTGGGTTTTGCGCGCTGCACCGGCGATGGTGTGTTTGAAGCCACGGTCTGGGACGTGGCTGTGCACCCCCTCTACCAGGGAAATGGTCTGGGCAAGCAGCTGATGGCCTACATCCTCGAGGCCCTCGATCAGATGGGAACCGAGCGGGTCAGCCTGTTCGCCGATCCGGGCGTCGTCAGCTTCTACCAGGGCCAGGGCTGGGATCTCGAGCCCCAGGGCCATCGCTGTGCCTTCTGGTACGCCAACTGA